The stretch of DNA attagcatcttatgcaactcagtttttttCATACCACTTTCGaacaaccccaaatttgactaactcccaaaatctccaaatatttcgctagagtttcccttgtaactaggcctatccacctgtcagagagctccagaaacacatcctaacaacatatacatattacaacgacgtaacataatacaaaacaacaccaaatgttgtctcataagcaatatatatccagaaaggaacacccttaatgccaatttctttatttctcaattttcggacttgccgatcaataatagaaaccagaatctcttcgtaagtcaatttctcatttacctcaatggtctcaacaagaacaatgagtgtcggatctccaactactttcttcaacatagacacatgaaacaccgggtgtactaatgacatctcaggtggtagcttaaccttgtacgccacctcaccgatcctctgaatgattttgtacagtccgacatacctcagactcaatttccctttcttaccagaTCGCATTACAtccttcatgggggaaattttcaagaatacccaatcattttctttgaactccaaatccctacgacgaacatccgaataggatttctgaccaCTTTGAGCAGTTtttaaccgctccttaatgattttaactttttccatagcctgatgcataaggtctggccctatcaaataTTCTttcccaattttgaaccacccaatgggagatctacatctcctaccatataaagcctcgaacggtgccatttgaatgctagcatgatagctattgttatatgaaaattctatgagtggtaaatgatcatcccagctatctttgaagtctataacataagcatgcaacatatcctcaagcgtctgaatagtccgctctgcctgcccgtcagtctacgggtgaaaggctgtactaagattcacctgagtacacAAACCTTGCTTAaagttcttccaaaaattagcagtgaattgtgccccccgatcataaatgatggaaactggggtgccatgcaacctgactatttctttgatatacagctgagcatactgctccgctatgtcggtagacttaaccagcagaaagtgtgatgacttcgtgagtcgatccacaatcacccaatgATCCACCatgcctttggtgttcggccttcacttgctgacaattcggacatcttgccacaaagtccgccacattcctcttcatatcattccaccaatagacttccttaagatcatgatacatttttgtagaatgtgggtgcacgaaatacctagaagtgtgagcttcagtcaaaattcttttacggagaccatccacatttggaacacatagtcgcccttggtaccttagtgtaccatcatccatgccaagagaaaaggccatggtcttatatttatgaatcccctctttcaatttcaccaacaatggatcgttgtattatttctctttgacttccacaacaagcaatgattcaaccctattttgcacaattacccctccttcactagagtccgcaagacgaactcccaaactatccaattggtgaacttctttggccaatggcctttgatatgcctccaagtgtgctaagctacccattgattttcggctaagaggatccgccacaacattagcctttcccgggtggtataaaatatcaatgtcataatccttgagtaattcaagccatcttctctgcctcaaattcaattccttctgtttgaaaatatattgaaggctcttatggtccgtgaatatatccacatgaccccatataaataatgacgccaaattttcaatgcaaataccactactgcacgttctaaatcatgtgttggatagttcttttcatgattcttgagttgcctagaagcataagctatcaccttcccatgttgcataaATACACACCCAAGCTTGATTCTTAAagaatcacaatataccacaaatccatctataccctttGGTAAAGTCAACATTGGTgccatagtcaatcttgctttcaattcctgaaaactcttttcacaagcatctgaccattggaacttaattgccttctgtgtcaatttagtcaacggagaggcaagagtagaaaaccccttcacaaactttttgtaatatccagctaagcctaagaaactgcgaatctgtGTTAGAGTTGtaggccttggccaattcttcacagctgaaattttctgaggatcaactttaattccctcactagaaactacatgacccaagaatatgactgattcaagccaaacttcacactttgaaaatttgcatataactggtgctgatgtagggtttgcagagattgtcagcatggtcctcctgacttcgtgaatatacaagaatatcgtcaatgaacactatcacaaaagagtcaaggaatggcttaaaaacgtgattcataagatccatgaaggctgctggagcatttgttagcccaaaagacattactagaaactcaaaatgcccataccgggttctaaaagctattttcggaatatcttgCTTCCTGATCTTCAATATGTGATActcggatcgtaaatcaattttggagaagtacctggcactttgcaattgatcaaacaagtcatctatccttggcagtgggtacttatttttgactgttaccttattaagctgccgatagtcaatacacattctcagtgacccatctttctttcttacaaaaaggaccggtgcgccccaaggagacacacttggctggataaaacccttttctaacaaatctctcaattgttcctttagctccttcaattctgccggtgccattctgtggggtggaatagatataggatgtgtgtctggaatcacatcaatcccaaaatcaatctccttgtcaggtgggatcccagggagctcatccggaaagactcccgaaaatttattcacaacaggcacagactcaagtgtaggtgcctcagcatcggtgtccgtaacctagaccaaatggtaaatacatcccttgttgatcattttagtggcctttaggtaagaaataaacctacccttcgacactacatcatcacccttccactcaataactgcgGGTGTTGGAATGCCTCGAGTtggaggaggtgttgcggatgtagtagctgcagaactggctggttgtgccatacccctgcccgcaccctggcggaaCGAATgataatccctctgaatgtgacccctcaatccgcatccgtagcatatgggtaagtccatgtagcatattcctaggtgcatctttaaacaacttgggcatgggggcttcctctactactggaatctaccaccatgacgaccctgctgattggatcccttgttgccctgactgggcctgaaacggctccactgtTGCTGTTGACTAagccctgatggcggtgcactaacCGAAGATTGAGCAAAGGAATatgatggccctgacgaccctcctctgaaggttgacttgccaccacctgaagaaccaccaaagttgcccgcagaccgggccttattactaccctctcgctccattatgttccttaatttgcgggtctctatggcttgagcgaatgccaccatctttcaaTAGTTCATATGAGAATTCAAGgctgctgtagcggcctcataaattccaagggactaaggccctgtacaaatcggcgaactctagcctccatagtgggcagcatataaatagcatatttagacaggtacgcgaatctcatatagTAATCCcatacactcaggctaccttgccttaagttctcaaactcagcagcacggattgccttagtctcgacaggcaagaaatgatcaatgaaggcatcagcaaactcaGCCCACCTcaccggagggctcccttcttcacgggactcctcccatagttcaaaccaagaatatgccacctcttttagGTGGTAAGAGGCCAATTCCACTACCTCTATTTCAGTAGCACGAATAACTctgagagtcttatgcatctcatcaatgaaatcctggggatcttcctctgggttagtactcGTGAACAcaggaggatccaactggagaaacctgttcaccctggaaccagtagaatcccttgactgactggaagaagtgggtgcaacatttgacctctgggtctgggaagccactatttgagccaacatctgtaagACTCCCATacgatcaacatcagaaacactaAAATCGGAAGCTGGAATTAGagatggaactggtatatcagttggagggactgttgcaccttcagtaggtgtagggataggtgcggtctgatcagttgaaGTAGAGTCaagcagtgtagtaactggaggaatattctcactcctcgggtgctcacctgcATCATCAACTATACGATTAACTGTCACTCctagggtgacattggctctttggccagttcttgccttcttcttaggcgccatgtactgaaaattagagcgactcaggagttaaaggaggaacaatcttacaacaagctttattgcacgatcaagaacatgaaagaagggtattattcctaaatgcccatgtagcatcctaattatagatgtggtcgacaacacaccgataataaggactctactagacgcggctccgagacatcctaagaCACTTTAAAACATTAGGCTCTGACACCaggtttgtcatgccccaaaaccgaggagcgcgaccggcgctcaaccgagtgaacccgaacGAGCAaacctgttagattccttctacccaaactcattcatgaataaagagaatatatgttttccttaattaaataataaagtggtcatgtctgcaattaccaatttcttactataagtttcaccatttttaaagtctcaaatggacaagtaatacaaccacaacatagcatagtttgtctttcccagtaccaatacacaactcacactatgtctatggagcctctatagataaagaagggtacaatgataatgccggcaacaaggccccggctatacctcaaatcgaatacacaaagtacaaaagatacatgaccccagaatgaagtggggctcactaagtcagctgggaagaaggtgtactgctatcactgatcaatatctcctgctgtggaaccacctgcatctattgaaagatgcagcgcccccaacaaaagagacgttagtactgtcgaatagcactagtatgtataactaaacaccctatcaatagaataacaaataatactaacaagattatcataatatcaatgaaagctttaattaacatcaaacctcaatttatgatcaagatagtgttcaaattaatttccatatctcacattgggagatttttagtatcgatataccattgtccacaataccagtaccattattcaccataccaataccactattcacaaaaccagtaccaccgcactcttagcacggagtccgatcatgatccGATCAactaggctatctcagtagagacatcaaccataatttctctcaatatcaataccaccgtctttaacatggagtccgatcgcgacccgatcggctaggctatccattagggacatcgaccacaatcacaatttcaattataatttccagcacaatcaccaccatgtgtgaggcatggtgtccgatcatgacccgatcggctgggttgtcttatttgagacatcaaccttttatatcaatcatcgcatttcataatactttcacatcttttcatttcattggcactagtggccataattataagatcattcttggcacgttgaccatattcagtatttcatgctcaccttatcaattttaaatgtcattatcatcatcaacaacaaatacaactcaaatcaaggtgtgtagtacacatgtgagcaatttagagtctaaggcacatagagatatttcacaaaatttggcataataaccttcatttgaacttgacttaaagtccaaatattattaatgcacaacccatattttaacacattctcaattggtaacataacatgaataaagcatttgggatgcttgttgaacatatatctttcaacccaatcttactcggaatggccagtttcataatgaatcactcgggacttacataaattacatgaatatcatgggattcaattcaaagagaagagtttagccaacatacctcacttaagcttccttacactctaaatgttccggaattcttagcaacctcaatctatttttaaaatataacaaattgcaccaaaattaggaagatgatcatggttctagctcatttgagcattttattaaaCACTAGATGttcattaaggtttcaaggtccttttatggaggattccatcatcccacaacccaatatttaccatttttagctcaacaatcttcctacaccctttgatgacacatgcatataaaataaacaactctcatgtccaaaatttatcttgctagttacccattttcagaaaatttcgaaattagggtttagggtgtagaatcttacctctaggatgaagacctagtgagcttcccttcttaatcttccaaaacttgagcaagaattgaagaaaaattattgaagaacaccttctcactctagggcactctctatCAGTCTAAAATGATAGATAATAGCTAAAAAATGagccaaagagtgtatttaacgaaatagggtcgggttttaaacccaaaaatggagctccggaacaaggtatgtgatCCCACAACcgatatgcgaaccgcatatcggtcgcataattggttacaaaatagccaaaagaattgtctgtgtatgcgatcactatgcggtctgcataagagttatgtggtcgcataatcaaccgcatagttgcttccaactgacccaattaactgcctcactctgcggccattatgcggtttgcagagtggttctgcggtcgcataatggaccgcagaaatgcacttttccaccaaaaaattttctttactttcaggtgcattgttcaacccaaaaagtccttgccgcggctcgcaagctcactGCGAAgcatttctacaatcctcaaacacgtaagcctagtccggcactatgaaacattattttctttgcaaactttaccgagctttacacttaagtacttcaaaaaatttcggggTGTTATAATACCATTCTAGGATCCTGCGCATAACGCATTCCACTTCTCAGATTTTGAGCTGACCTCTACATTTGACGAAATGGCGGGCTATGCCAGTTTTGCTGGAGAACTATGGCATCAATATCTGATAGCCCTCAGAGCTGATATTGCTCATAAGTTTTTGGTCCTCTTGAGCATAAGCCAACAAGTCAGGAATTTAGATCTGGCAGAAGGATATTGTTCGTTCTAGTTTCTGTTAAGTCGATATGGGCAGTCAAAGGGGTTTCAGGTTCACAAAAATGGGATTTACAATAAGAGAATCAATAATAATTTGTATATTCACATGTGTTTTGCCTTCAGAGAAGCATTTTTAGCACAATGATATTCCCGAGAGAGGACAAGAATATAGATATGCGTCTGGCCGGGGTTGCCTCTATTCTTACCACTCAGGCTAAAAGTACCATTGTGCCTATGATTATGTCAGATATTTTCCGAGCTTTGACGTCTTGCAAGGTAGGAGCTATGTTCTTCGAAGATTGCAACATACTGTTACAAATGTGACTAGTGGAGCATCGCAATCAGTGCCTTAGGTACATAAATTGCATTGTAGATAAAGGCAGTTGCATTGAGGAGTATGAGAAAAAGGTAAGCGATTACAACTTTTCAGAGAGCACCGAGGCTTGGACTACAAGCCTTCGATCCATGTCTACGAGCCAAATCGAGTGGACTCTTAGTTGGATCTCTACCAGTGAGGTTATTCATATGTTTGCCACCGGTGGCTATTTTCTATTGATGGGTCTTTGGAGTATTCTGCCTATGCATCGTCAGTTGGGTAGATACCAGGGTTCTTCATGAGGAGGTCTTGAGTGCTCATGTGGTCAAATGCACCCAAAAGCTTCATTTCCCGAAAGCTTGGTTCGTCAAATTTGGAGCGAATATTAGTTTCTAGGGCATGATACACTAGTGCAAGACCTATTGGAGGGTGAAGTGGAGCCGGGGTACACTTCTTGGTATGGTAAGAGACCATAGGTTAATGATGAACCTAAAATTCTTGCAAAAAGGCCACATGACCAGGAATTTGCTGATCAAGCAAAAGAATAGTGGGCTTGGATAGCAAAAAAGAAAGATTACCGGGCTACTATAGGTACCTTGGAATGAAAGTTGAGACTCTTAGTTTTGAGAAGGATTTGAAAGCCCAGGAAGCCGAGAGAGAAAATAAAAGATTGGTCCATACACTGCTACAAAAATTAGGAATTAACGGTAGATAAATTTTGTAGCTAAATAAAAAAATCGTCGCTAATCTTACTTAGCAACGGATTAGCGACATATTATCAAAAATTATGTTATCTACAGGCGATTTATCGACAGATTAGCGACAAAGTTTGTAACTAATTCCAGTTTCTTAGTAGTGGTGAGAATGAGGCAATCTGAGCTCAACTCCAAAAGATTAAGTAAGCATCTGAGGTGTAAGTCAGAAGTGCGAAAGACCAAAAGATCATTGTAAATCTGAGGAAGAAagtgaaagattatgatgttatcttgagaaaaatagaaaaaagttGGACAAAGCCAAGGAAAGTATAATATAGCTGGGAGAGGATGTAGAAAACCGTTTAAGGCTGGCTCTCAAGCAAACCAAAACCTAGATAAAGAAGTCCCTATTTAAGGTAAAGTTGAATGCCCTTGAAGAAGCTACGAGTCGCTAGTCCAAATAGTTTGAGGCAAAGACAGAGCAATGTTATGACTTGCTCAACAGGTTGGAGGGTGATGTGATAAATTTGCAAAACCAGAAATACGGGGCCTTACATGTGGTTCATGGCTGAGAGAAACAAATACTAAGAATGTTCCAAGATCAAAGGGACACTAAAAGAAGAATCcgaaaaataacttaatataccTCACGGAAGTGTTCTAACAATGAGAACATGAGCAAGGCATGTTCTTTGCCACAGTAATAAGCTTAGCACGCTAGGTCATGACAGATTATAGGTTCTTCACGGGGAGACAAGAAACATGCCAGGGCAATGTGAGGAGATTGTCGAAGGAATTGGTTGACAAGATCAAAGTTGTTGAGTCTTTTTGCTTTTTGAGTCTAGAGTTGTTTGTCCTGTATTAGCCTTTATTTTTATCGAGTCTGGTTTTGGTATCCCTTTTATTGTGTTTTCGCTTTGAGTCATGTAATGAAAAACTCAAAAAGATTTTtatttaatgaaatattgaaaatTCTAAAAGATTctcctttattttattatatttattctcatgaactacgtaatggtctgattcTTGCAATGTCATGATAGGCAACCCTTAAAGGGTGCGATCGAAACCTTTTTCTAGAAACGAGTGAGTTAAAAGAAAAACCAGAGAGCGACAAAAAAGAAGAtgggaaaataaaggaaaataaaaacataaataaagATGTGGAATTATTCCAAAAGCCGGGGATGAAACATTCCCCAAGGCCTCAACTTCTCACCAGAAATGGTTTATGATGCCCCTGACTCATATATCCATATCTCTTGATACATTTCTCCGACTGAGACTAACAAGTTGGCGAAAAAATCTGAACAAAAAGAGATGGCTAAAAAAATGAAGAGTTTGGAATAAAGTGTAAGAATCATGTAGGGTCTGAGTGGCCAAAAGAGCGTGTCATTCACTTATTTGTGCATGTTCCCTCATGTTCAACTACCGCTCGAGTTCAAAACCCTAAAATTTGAAAATTATGAAGTGCATGGTGATCCCATTTCTCACTTAAAGAGGTACTAGAATCAATTAAGAAGGGCGGTGGAGGGGGGCAAGGAAGAACTACTAATGGATTACTTTGGTTAAAGTTAATCGAGGTCTCCTCAGAATAGTATATAGATTAAGAGATCTCGTACTAGCACGTGTGTGATGATCTGGCTAGGGAATTTGTCAGGCAATTCTAGTACAACATCGATATTACACCTGACTGCAACTTACTATCAAAGTTGAAGAAGAAGCCTACGGAAAGCTTCTATAAGTATGTCGTTAAGCGAAGGCAGCAAGCAGCAAGCAACCACCCATGGatgaaactgaaatgataattgTTTTCTTCCAAGAGCAAA from Nicotiana tomentosiformis chromosome 11, ASM39032v3, whole genome shotgun sequence encodes:
- the LOC138901322 gene encoding uncharacterized protein; its protein translation is MAPFEALYGRRCRSPIGWFKIGKEYLIGPDLMHQAMEKVKIIKERLKTAQSGQKSYSDVRRRDLEFKENDWVFLKISPMKDVMRSGKKGKLSLRTMRTSRRTIGGSQPFFPSARLLVNADSGFLYIFFAFKIDHFSFFQVVLFLTL